One genomic segment of Vibrio agarivorans includes these proteins:
- a CDS encoding alpha/beta fold hydrolase, with product MSDSLLFHKTFLHPTSKEWVVFVHGAGGSSSIWFKQIKSYREHFNLLLVDLRGHGKSNQFIKDIISHNYTFKDVTKDVVKVLDHLKISSAHFVGMSLGTIIVRTLAELETQRVRSMVLGGAVTRLNARSQVLVKLGDWSKNFVPYMWLYSLFAYIVMPQRNQRESRHLFIREANKLCQKEFKRWFKLAADVNPLMGYFRDRELPIPTLYLMGDRDYMFIKPVKEMVARHDKSELLEIEDCGHVCNVEKPDEFNSHSIGFIQRHSLA from the coding sequence ATGTCAGATAGTTTGCTTTTCCATAAGACGTTTTTACATCCCACCAGCAAGGAGTGGGTGGTCTTTGTGCATGGAGCAGGCGGCAGCTCGTCGATTTGGTTCAAACAAATTAAGTCTTATCGTGAGCACTTCAATTTGCTGTTGGTTGACCTGCGTGGTCACGGAAAGTCGAATCAATTCATCAAAGATATCATCAGCCATAACTACACCTTCAAAGACGTGACGAAAGATGTTGTTAAAGTGCTCGATCACCTCAAGATTAGCTCTGCACATTTTGTTGGTATGTCTTTGGGAACCATTATTGTTCGTACGCTTGCTGAGCTTGAAACTCAACGCGTCAGAAGCATGGTGCTAGGTGGTGCTGTAACTCGCTTAAATGCGCGTTCTCAGGTACTTGTAAAGCTCGGGGACTGGTCTAAGAACTTTGTCCCGTATATGTGGTTATACAGCTTGTTTGCTTATATTGTGATGCCGCAACGTAATCAAAGAGAGTCAAGGCACCTGTTCATTCGTGAAGCGAACAAGTTGTGTCAGAAAGAGTTCAAGCGGTGGTTCAAGTTAGCGGCTGATGTTAACCCGTTGATGGGCTACTTTCGTGATAGAGAGTTACCGATCCCAACGCTCTATTTGATGGGAGACCGTGACTACATGTTCATCAAGCCGGTGAAAGAGATGGTTGCGCGTCACGACAAAAGTGAGCTGTTGGAAATTGAAGATTGTGGCCATGTGTGCAATGTAGAAAAACCCGACGAGTTCAACTCGCACTCCATCGGATTTATTCAACGTCACTCGCTCGCATAG
- a CDS encoding TVP38/TMEM64 family protein, translating into MSKLLNPKVIIGLVLVTIIIILATQFGQYLTLENAKAQQAALRGFIDENFLTAAAIYFFAYVGITAFSVPGAAVVTLLGAALFGFWTSLLLVSFASTIGATLAFLSSRFLLRDWVQSKFGDKLSVINQGVEKDGALYLVSLRLIPVFPFFLINLLMGLTPISVGRFYLFSQLGMLPGTAVYLNAGTQLAQIDSLAGIISPSVLVSFALLGLFPVIMKWVMNRLDQKRNVAPSK; encoded by the coding sequence ATGAGCAAACTCTTAAACCCCAAAGTCATTATTGGCTTAGTGCTCGTAACAATCATCATCATATTGGCGACTCAATTTGGTCAATATCTCACATTAGAAAACGCCAAAGCGCAACAAGCTGCCCTTCGTGGTTTCATTGATGAAAACTTTCTTACTGCCGCAGCAATCTATTTCTTTGCCTATGTCGGAATAACCGCCTTCTCTGTTCCTGGCGCTGCCGTAGTGACCTTATTGGGTGCAGCGCTATTCGGCTTTTGGACGAGCTTACTACTGGTCTCTTTTGCCAGTACTATTGGCGCAACGTTGGCGTTTTTAAGCAGCCGCTTTTTGCTTCGTGATTGGGTACAAAGTAAGTTTGGCGACAAACTGAGCGTCATCAACCAAGGCGTTGAAAAAGATGGTGCACTTTATCTTGTTTCACTGCGCTTGATCCCGGTGTTTCCTTTCTTTCTAATTAACCTTCTAATGGGACTCACCCCAATCTCGGTCGGTCGCTTCTACCTATTTAGTCAACTGGGTATGCTGCCTGGTACTGCGGTTTATCTCAATGCCGGTACACAGTTGGCGCAAATCGACTCACTAGCCGGCATCATCTCCCCATCAGTTTTAGTGTCTTTTGCGCTGCTAGGGTTATTCCCGGTGATAATGAAGTGGGTGATGAACCGACTTGATCAAAAACGTAATGTTGCCCCTAGCAAATAG
- the glgA gene encoding glycogen synthase GlgA: MEKLNLWFTVSEAQGLVKSGGLADVAKALPKALQDLGHQVAIVLPAYQAIPHVSDAPVLFETELNHWPHTAYKVRKSQLDGVDVYLIDCAQYYDRPELYAENNHAYQDNGERFSFFSAASLDVLPKLEICPDIVHANDWHTGFVPFLLKTRYREDPFFANVKSVLTVHNAVFKGIFHYHQVQTIPELNLSGMEFLRYGHDQVSMLRAGIAFADKINAVSPNYASELLTALGAHGLVDDFVHRACDLHGIVNGCDYSEWEPSQDEFLPTPYTSEATSLKQGKADAKLTLQQEVGLPQENKPMFGMVCRLTHQKGFSYLLPILEKFLNNDVQVVIIGTGEAEIASWLRGIAKRYPEKFAFLEAYSNRFAHLIEAGADFFLMPSEFEACGLNQIYSMAYGTLPIVREVGGLKDTVVDYDLAPQEATGFSFKEPTPEALLITMQRALLLLLQDPDGFTKVQQRAMQQDFSWKESAVQYVKMYELAKNGA, translated from the coding sequence GTGGAAAAACTCAATCTCTGGTTTACCGTTTCAGAAGCTCAAGGATTGGTGAAAAGTGGTGGGCTGGCCGATGTGGCTAAAGCCCTACCTAAAGCATTGCAGGACCTCGGTCATCAGGTAGCTATTGTGCTACCTGCTTACCAGGCAATTCCTCATGTGTCTGATGCACCAGTGCTGTTTGAAACTGAGCTGAACCATTGGCCGCATACGGCTTATAAAGTCCGTAAATCTCAGCTTGATGGCGTTGATGTTTATCTCATCGATTGCGCTCAGTATTATGATCGCCCAGAACTGTACGCTGAGAATAATCACGCTTATCAAGATAATGGTGAGCGTTTTAGCTTCTTCTCTGCGGCGAGCCTTGATGTTTTGCCTAAGCTAGAAATTTGCCCTGACATTGTTCATGCCAATGACTGGCATACCGGTTTTGTCCCATTCTTGCTGAAAACTCGCTACCGTGAAGACCCATTTTTCGCCAATGTGAAAAGTGTGCTAACGGTGCATAACGCCGTGTTCAAGGGCATTTTCCATTACCATCAAGTTCAAACTATTCCGGAGTTAAACTTATCGGGTATGGAGTTTTTGCGTTACGGACATGATCAAGTGAGCATGTTGAGAGCGGGTATTGCGTTTGCGGACAAAATCAATGCAGTTAGCCCTAACTACGCTTCTGAACTGCTTACTGCGCTGGGTGCTCATGGCCTAGTCGATGACTTTGTTCATCGCGCGTGTGACCTGCACGGTATCGTTAATGGTTGCGACTACTCGGAGTGGGAGCCTTCTCAAGACGAGTTCTTGCCAACACCATACACTTCAGAAGCGACCTCACTGAAACAAGGCAAGGCGGATGCGAAGTTAACTCTGCAGCAAGAAGTTGGTCTTCCTCAAGAGAACAAGCCAATGTTTGGCATGGTGTGTCGCTTGACGCATCAAAAAGGATTCTCTTATTTGTTGCCTATCCTTGAGAAGTTTCTCAATAACGATGTGCAAGTTGTGATCATCGGGACGGGTGAAGCAGAAATCGCATCGTGGCTTCGTGGCATCGCTAAGCGATACCCAGAGAAATTTGCTTTCTTAGAAGCCTACAGTAATCGTTTCGCTCACTTGATTGAGGCGGGTGCTGACTTCTTCTTGATGCCTTCTGAATTTGAGGCGTGTGGTTTGAACCAAATCTACAGCATGGCGTACGGAACATTACCTATCGTGCGTGAGGTTGGTGGCCTTAAAGATACGGTTGTCGACTATGACTTGGCGCCTCAAGAGGCAACGGGTTTTAGCTTTAAAGAGCCTACGCCAGAAGCTTTGCTTATTACGATGCAGCGCGCTCTGTTATTGCTTTTGCAAGACCCTGATGGATTTACCAAGGTACAGCAACGAGCAATGCAACAAGACTTCAGTTGGAAAGAGTCAGCAGTTCAATACGTTAAGATGTATGAGCTTGCCAAGAATGGTGCTTAA
- a CDS encoding DUF2007 domain-containing protein, which yields MKIYFAKHPPEAHIVAQMLQQSGIECEVRGESLFSLQGELPFNEETFPHVWLIDIAKHAHAQELVEEYLRQRNEVKDWQCLECNEENEGQFGACWQCGATAPH from the coding sequence ATGAAGATTTACTTTGCGAAACACCCACCAGAAGCGCACATTGTAGCTCAGATGCTACAGCAGTCGGGTATTGAGTGTGAGGTCCGTGGAGAGTCTCTATTTAGCCTACAGGGTGAATTACCCTTTAATGAAGAGACTTTCCCTCATGTTTGGCTAATTGATATTGCTAAGCATGCACACGCACAAGAACTGGTTGAAGAGTACCTTCGCCAACGCAATGAGGTAAAGGATTGGCAGTGCCTAGAGTGTAACGAAGAAAACGAAGGGCAATTTGGAGCTTGCTGGCAATGTGGAGCGACCGCTCCACATTAA
- the glgC gene encoding glucose-1-phosphate adenylyltransferase has protein sequence MYKYKNGEQTMAGVLGMILAGGEGSRLMPLTESRTKPAVPFGGSYRLIDFALNNFRNADLMKVYVLTQFKSQSLYLHMKKGWNPTSITGRFIDLIPAQMRDGKRWYEGTADAIYQNVGFIKEEDPEQVAIFGSDHIYKMDIRQMLDFHKEKKASLTVSALRMPLSEASAFGVIEVDEDGKMIGFEEKPANPKSIPGHPDMALVSMGNYIFETECLCSELHEDAKNTESSHDFGKDIIPKLYPQGEVYVYDFSTNDIPGEKPTTYWRDVGTIGSYWSAHMDLLEEDAPFSLYNRNWQLHTYYPPLPPATFVDADHRKVKITDSLISGGSYIQGSTIYKSVLGYRSNIASGTTISESVILGDVKIGAGCKIRRAVIDKDVEIAPGTVIGEDLELDAKRFHVSSEGIVVIAKGTKVGF, from the coding sequence ATATATAAATATAAAAATGGAGAACAAACTATGGCTGGTGTTTTAGGGATGATCCTTGCTGGTGGCGAAGGCTCACGTCTTATGCCTTTGACTGAATCTCGCACGAAACCTGCAGTACCATTCGGTGGCAGTTACCGTCTTATCGACTTTGCTTTAAACAACTTCCGAAACGCAGACTTGATGAAAGTTTACGTTCTAACTCAGTTTAAATCGCAATCTCTCTACCTTCACATGAAAAAGGGCTGGAACCCGACCAGTATTACTGGTCGTTTTATTGACCTTATCCCAGCGCAGATGCGCGATGGTAAGCGTTGGTATGAAGGCACTGCTGATGCAATCTATCAAAACGTCGGTTTCATCAAGGAAGAAGATCCTGAGCAAGTTGCTATCTTTGGTTCTGACCACATCTACAAGATGGATATTCGTCAGATGCTTGATTTTCATAAAGAAAAAAAAGCAAGTTTGACGGTGTCTGCACTGCGTATGCCACTATCTGAAGCGTCTGCATTCGGTGTGATAGAAGTCGATGAGGATGGTAAAATGATTGGCTTTGAAGAGAAGCCGGCTAACCCTAAGTCGATTCCGGGTCATCCTGATATGGCTTTGGTCTCAATGGGTAACTACATTTTTGAAACCGAGTGTCTGTGTAGCGAATTACATGAAGATGCGAAGAATACAGAGTCTAGCCATGATTTTGGTAAAGACATCATTCCAAAGCTTTACCCACAAGGTGAAGTGTATGTGTATGACTTCTCAACCAACGACATTCCAGGCGAGAAGCCAACAACATATTGGCGTGATGTAGGTACTATCGGTTCTTACTGGTCAGCGCATATGGATCTGCTTGAAGAAGATGCGCCGTTCTCTCTTTATAACCGTAATTGGCAGTTGCACACTTACTACCCGCCATTGCCGCCAGCGACGTTCGTTGATGCGGATCACCGTAAAGTGAAGATCACAGATAGCTTGATCTCTGGTGGTAGTTATATCCAAGGATCAACGATTTACAAATCAGTTCTAGGCTATCGCAGTAACATTGCATCTGGCACAACCATCTCAGAATCTGTTATTTTAGGTGACGTGAAGATCGGCGCTGGGTGTAAAATCCGCCGCGCGGTTATCGATAAAGACGTAGAAATCGCACCAGGCACTGTGATCGGTGAAGACCTAGAGTTGGATGCAAAACGCTTCCACGTCTCATCTGAAGGCATTGTCGTGATTGCGAAAGGAACTAAAGTAGGATTCTAA
- a CDS encoding TfoX/Sxy family DNA transformation protein, producing MDKPILKDSMRLFEQLGSVKSRSMFGGFGIFVNDTMFALVVKNKLHVRKCAALDSAISEHKLEPYVYEKRGFPVVTKYFQLPDTWVNEQNQLLKVAQVALKAATEDKIKQETTKPQRLKDLPNLRLATERMLKKAGIETVTQLEEAGAVRAYQAIQESHTTPVSLELLYSLEGAIRGTHWTVIPQTQRESLANQIN from the coding sequence ATGGATAAACCGATATTAAAAGACTCGATGCGCTTATTCGAGCAACTTGGCAGTGTCAAGTCCCGATCAATGTTTGGCGGCTTTGGCATATTCGTCAATGACACCATGTTTGCATTGGTTGTCAAAAACAAACTGCATGTGCGTAAATGTGCTGCGTTGGATTCTGCTATTTCAGAACATAAACTGGAACCTTACGTCTATGAAAAGCGTGGTTTCCCCGTTGTCACTAAGTATTTTCAACTGCCAGACACCTGGGTCAATGAACAGAATCAACTGCTAAAGGTTGCTCAAGTTGCACTTAAAGCCGCAACTGAAGACAAGATAAAGCAAGAGACAACCAAGCCACAACGCTTGAAAGATCTGCCAAATCTTCGCCTAGCGACCGAGCGAATGTTGAAAAAAGCAGGAATCGAGACTGTCACCCAACTTGAAGAAGCGGGGGCGGTGCGCGCTTATCAAGCCATTCAAGAATCCCACACGACGCCTGTTAGCTTAGAGCTGCTCTACTCTCTTGAAGGGGCAATTCGTGGCACTCACTGGACAGTGATTCCACAGACACAACGTGAAAGCCTAGCGAATCAAATAAACTAG
- the purR gene encoding HTH-type transcriptional repressor PurR, whose protein sequence is MATIKDVARLAGVSTTTVSHVINKTRFVAETTQEKVNKAVKELNYAPSAVARSLKCNTTRTIGMLVTQSTNLFFSEVIDGVESYCYRQGYTLILCNTGGIYEKQRDYIRMLAEKRVDGILVMCSDLTEELSEMLNGHPDIPKVIMDWGPETSQADKIIDNSEEGGYLATKYLIDNGHKNIACLSGHFEKAACKERINGFRRAMGEAKLNVVEDWILEGNFECDTAVLAADKIAAMDEKPTAVFCFNDTMALGLMSRLQENGIRIPDDMSVIGYDNIELAEYFSPPLTTVHQPKRRVGKNAFEILLERIKDKEHDKRVFEMHPEIVERLTVRNLNN, encoded by the coding sequence ATGGCCACTATTAAAGATGTTGCGCGTCTTGCCGGTGTCTCTACTACCACTGTATCGCATGTCATCAACAAAACGCGATTTGTAGCTGAAACAACTCAAGAAAAAGTAAATAAGGCAGTAAAAGAGCTTAACTACGCTCCTAGTGCTGTCGCTCGTAGTTTGAAATGTAATACCACGCGTACCATCGGTATGCTGGTGACTCAATCTACCAATCTATTCTTCTCTGAGGTTATCGACGGCGTAGAAAGCTACTGCTACCGTCAAGGCTACACACTTATCCTTTGTAATACGGGCGGTATCTACGAGAAACAACGTGACTACATCCGCATGCTCGCTGAAAAGCGTGTTGATGGTATCTTGGTGATGTGTTCAGACCTGACTGAAGAACTGAGTGAAATGTTAAACGGCCACCCTGATATTCCTAAAGTGATCATGGATTGGGGTCCTGAAACATCACAAGCCGATAAGATTATCGATAACTCGGAAGAAGGTGGCTATCTCGCAACTAAATACCTTATCGACAATGGCCATAAAAACATCGCTTGTTTGAGCGGTCACTTCGAGAAGGCGGCTTGTAAAGAGCGAATTAACGGTTTCCGCCGCGCGATGGGTGAAGCAAAACTTAACGTTGTGGAAGACTGGATTTTAGAAGGTAATTTCGAGTGTGATACTGCGGTATTAGCGGCAGATAAAATCGCAGCGATGGATGAAAAGCCAACCGCTGTGTTCTGTTTCAATGACACCATGGCTTTAGGCCTAATGAGTCGTCTACAAGAGAATGGCATCCGTATTCCTGATGATATGTCTGTTATCGGTTATGACAACATCGAGCTTGCAGAATACTTCTCACCACCACTAACGACCGTTCACCAGCCGAAACGCCGTGTGGGTAAGAATGCATTTGAAATCCTTCTGGAGCGCATCAAAGACAAAGAGCACGATAAGCGTGTGTTTGAAATGCACCCAGAAATTGTTGAGCGTTTAACGGTACGCAACCTTAATAATTAA
- the torD gene encoding molecular chaperone TorD: protein MEEIKAFNEKRAEIYWWLSSLFASELDEQGLEQYQSPEIRAFLAGLGENIQLKKPVDKLVDALNRLQDREDAQLELSADFCELFLKSDKEGALPYASIYLDKSGNLNGKPAEEMTKVLAAHNIQVSQALNEPADHIAIELDFLGNLIIRSNELEQEKHLNSALVEQAEFIRQHILSWTPQFNALCQQKDEFGFYSAVSSLLVAFLELDCLYLLDEPS from the coding sequence ATTGAAGAGATCAAAGCGTTCAACGAAAAACGCGCAGAGATTTATTGGTGGCTGTCTAGCCTATTCGCCAGTGAGCTTGATGAACAAGGACTTGAGCAATACCAAAGCCCTGAAATTCGCGCATTCTTGGCAGGCCTTGGTGAAAATATTCAGCTGAAAAAGCCCGTTGATAAGTTGGTGGATGCACTCAATCGCCTACAAGACCGTGAAGATGCCCAGCTTGAGCTTTCCGCAGATTTCTGTGAACTGTTTCTAAAATCAGATAAAGAAGGCGCGTTGCCTTATGCCTCTATCTATTTGGACAAATCGGGTAACCTCAACGGTAAGCCGGCTGAAGAAATGACCAAAGTCTTAGCGGCTCACAACATTCAAGTCAGCCAAGCTCTGAACGAGCCCGCAGACCACATTGCAATAGAGCTCGATTTTCTTGGTAACCTAATCATTCGCTCAAACGAATTAGAACAAGAAAAACACCTTAATAGTGCCTTGGTTGAACAAGCCGAGTTCATTCGTCAACATATCTTGAGCTGGACCCCGCAATTTAATGCACTTTGTCAGCAAAAAGACGAGTTTGGCTTCTATTCTGCCGTGAGTAGTCTATTAGTTGCATTTCTTGAGCTAGACTGTCTATATCTACTGGACGAACCATCTTAA